The window CAACAAGAGGGGCACCAAGGCACCCACAAAACACACCCAACGGGAAAAGCCAGCCTCAAAGACAGCTGTAGTCAGCTGGGATCAAGGCCGGGATGGAgcaaatgcaggggaaggggcagcacctcATGACTGCCACACCATCAAAGTGCACAACAGACAGGGCTGCGAGGAAACGGGGGCCCCTCTTCGCaacacacccacaaaccacaccacaccagtgCCACGGCATGACCTCACTGAACACACCCCACCTCCCCTATGCTTTAGTCCCGTCTTCTTTTCGACCTcacaagcaacaacaaaaccaagtctttGGCCTCTAATATTGGAACTTGAAAGCTGCCGGCGGTGCCAACTGGACACGTCCTCAAGTGGAGGACACGAAAAGGGAGTGATGTGGGAAGGAAATGACACCCCACCTCATTACTCGCCAGGCTGTGGCATGCAAGAGCTGCTTCCTGCAGAAAACCATcatgcgcaaagcctgtcccacccctccacgaccagcataaaagccagcccagcgcctctctccctcacatacttctcctcacgccttctcctccaccctcaatAAGGTGAGCCTCAACCccctgaccctccttctcctcacccacctggcccctctcctccaccacgctctgcccacagccccaACAGCCCTcattcctccccaccaccacactcGCCACAACCCCACACCAGCCTCCACACTCCCCCACCCTCCTCCAACATCGACtctcacacccccaccaccctcacctttctcaacaccctctcttccagggaaactccacaccacacacatggcctgcaacgacctctgcagcccctgcggacccaccccgctggctaacagctgcaacgagccctgcgtcaggcagtgcgaggcctcccgcgtcgtcatccagccacccactgtggtggtcaccctgccaggacccatcctcagctccttcccccagagcactgccgtcggatcctctgcatccgctgccgtgggcaacgaactcagcgcccagggagtgcccgtctcctccggcggcttcggctaTGGCTACGGCTTtggcttgggaggccttggctgctacggtggcagaagaggctgctacccctgctaagggccatcgccaccacccctgacaccaaccATGGCAAACTTGAACCAACAGCATAGACGGAGGACACACCTCCGGGCCcttcctagcacacagacctgctggccacggatCATGCTCTCAAGGCAccaaggaaacagggaaaggcCAGCACCAACTGCCTGGAACCACAGCCCAtgcacttcctcctcttctcccacttccttctttgcatctcCCCTTCTTCTCTGTCCACTACTCTCCGCTGAAACCACTCACGGACAAGCCAAAGCCCGCCAATGATCTCCACTATGCCACTCCCACTGCGGGCCAAGAAGACCTCGGTGCTTCGGCAAGATCTACTGCACTCAAGGGACTTCGCCTGATGCTTGCCCTACTAacacctcagaccatctcccttccccttagcacctctgcctttgcaatcttttccctcaataaagttctcttgCATCGCAGCCTAAGacgcctccacttcctttcttctcacaaggttcttccaacctcacccaacacaaggccagggcTACAGAGACCATTAGGGTGCCTGGAAAAGGGCTACAGGATCtctcttaggaagtatgtccccagcaaataaaaacagcacagggcagaacaGGGGAGCTTCCAGAACCTCACGCAAGACCTTCACTTGACCAAACAAAGCTTGGACATGTTAATGCACTTCCTCCCAAGACTCtcacacaagctccccatggcagcgtgcacttcacagaatcacagaatcacagaaacttcagagttggaagggacctctagagatcatctagtccaactcccctgctaaagcaggattgcctagagcacattactcaggactgcatccaggcgagtcttgaaaatctccagagaaggggactccacaccctccctgggcagcctgttccagtgctctgtcaccctcactgtaaagaagtttttccctgtatttgaatggaacttcctatgttctaacttgtgcccgttgcccctcgtcctgtcactgggaaccaatgaaaagagtctggcaccatcctccttcaacccaccctttagatacttatatgccataataaggtcttccctcggccttctctcctcctggctaaagagtcccagctctctcagcctttcctcgtaagggagatgctccagtccctcaatcatcttagttgccctacgctcaACCCGCTCCAGtacttccctgtctctcttgaactggggagcccaaaactggatgcagtattccagttgtggcctcagcagtgcagagtagagggggagaatgacctcctttgacctactggccacactcttccctatgcagcccaggattcccttggcctttttggcaacaagggcacattgttggctcatggataatttctTGTCTACACTTcaacagctctcctccccagcatgacaccgtggccagcacagcaggcagaatcacagcaaacacaatcattGACTGCACAAGaaccctctggagatcatctgcttCAACACAGACTTCTAAAACGGGGTCATCTCGAGGAGGCTCTCCACGACCATGTCAAGTcagcttttcagtatctccaaggatggagtctccaaaaCCTCCCTGCACACCCAACTCCACTATTTGACCACCctcccactgaaaaagccttgccttctcttccaaggaaatggcacgtcttttcagctcttgctctacctattaaactgtctttatctcaacccatgtctcttttcacttttatacttctgattctctttcccatcctgccatggcaggagtTAGCACGCGGCTGCGggatcctagttgctggctggggttatggaatcatagaatggtttacaTTAGTAGggacagaatcccagaatcccagaatcccagaatgacaggggttggaagggacctctggagatcatctagtccaacccccctgccaaagcagggtcacttggagcaggtggcacaggaacacatccaggtggggtttgaatgtctccagagatggagatgcCACACTGTCTCTGGGCactctcttccagtgctctgccaccctcaaaggcaagaagttcctcctcatgtttagatggcacttcctatgttcaagtttgtgtatATTACCTGATCCTTacagatcatctaattccaaccccctgccatgggcagggacaccgcccaccagaccaggttgctcaaagccccacccagcctggccttgaacacctccagggatggggccttcgCAGCTGCCCTgtgcaacgtgttccagtgtctcaccaccctcagagggaaaaatgtatttctcatatcTCATTTCAATCTACCTGCATCCCgtgtgaagccattacccctcctcctatcactacgtgcccttgtaaaaagttcctctccaacTTTCATGGAGGCACCATTCAGAcattggaaagctgctataaggtctccctggtgtcttctctcctccaggctgaacaaccccaactctctcagcctgtcctcacagcagaggggctccagccccctcatcgtcttcgtggccctcctctggccctcctccaacagggccatgtccttcttctgttgggaactccacagctggacgcagtactccaggtggggtctcacgagagaagagcagaggggcagagtcacctccctccacctgctggtccTGCTTCTTTGGACGCAGCCCATTATGCCGTTGGATTGCTGGCCTTCCAGCGCACACTGCCCGCTCatcttgagcttctcatccaccagcacccccaagtccctctcctcaggcctcttctcaagccattctctgcccaacctgaaTTTGGgattgggattgccgtgacccacgtgcatgaccttgcgcttggcctgcttgaacttcacgaggtttacATGGGCCCTCCTGCCAGGCctctccaggtccttctggatggcatcccttccctccagcatgtcaaccgcaccacacaCCTTGGtctcatcggcaaacttgctgagggtgcactcaatcatagaatcatagaattgctgaggttggaagggacctttaagatcatcaagtccaacctttaacctaccctgacaaaagccacttctaaaccatgtccctaagtgccccatctaccctttttttaaacacctccagggatggtgaatccaccacctccctgggcagcctattccaatgtttaataaccctttcagtgaaaaagtgtttcctaatatccaatctaaacctcccctgacataacttgaacccgtttcgtcctatcacttgtcaccagggagaagaggtcagcccccatctctctacaacctcctttcaggtagttgtagaggctgataaggtctcccctcagcctcctcttctccaggctaaacaaccccagctccctctgtcgttcttcataaggtttgtcctccagacccctcaccagctttgtagcccttctctggacaccctccaacacctcaatgtccctcttgtagcgaggggcccaaaactgaacgcagtactcgaggtggggcctcaccagtgccgagtacaggggggatgatcacttccctagtccggctcaccacactattcctgatacaggctaggatgctgttggccttcttggccacctggccacactgctggctcatattcagtcggctgtccaccaacatccccaggtccttttctgccgggctgctttcaagccactctgccccaatcctgtagcgctgcatggggttgttgtgacgtaagtgcaggacccggcacttggccttgttgaacctcataccactggtctcagcccatcggtccagcctgtccagatccctctgcagagccaacctaccctcaagcagatcaacacgcccgcccagtttagtgtcatctgcgaacttactgagtgtgcattcgatcccttcatccagaccattgataaagatattaaagagaaccggccgcagcaccgagccctgggggacaccacatgtgaccggacaccaactggattgaactccatttaccaccactctctgggcacggccatccagacagttttttacccagcaaagagtacacctgtccgggccacgagcagccagtttctccaggagaatgctgtgggaaacagtgtcaagcgctttgcaaaaatccaagtagataacatccacagcgtttccctcatccactaagtgggtcaccttgtcatagaaggatattaggtttcaTAGGCAtcacctgcccttcacaaacccatgctgactgggcctgatcaccctgttctcctacatgtgccgtgtaatggcaccgaggaggatctgttccatgaccttcccaggcaccgaggtcacactgaccggcctgtagttccccagatcctccttccggcccttcttgtggatggctgTCACATTGCTGACCTCCCCGGTtctccaggactgctcataaatgatgcaaagtggcctggcgagctcttccgccagctctttcgtACTGTCCATGGCaccgacaaagacgttaaacagcaccgcTCCCAGTACCGACTCCTGAGGAACGTCACTcctcactgctcaccacttggacatcaaaccCTTAATCAAAagcctttgagtgcggccatccatccagttccttatcctCCGAGTGCTCCATTGGTCAAATCCATGTCACTCCAATTTCGGGACCAgcatgttgtgtgggacagtgtcagacGCTTTGCACATGTCCAGGTACATGACGtcttttgctcttcccttatccaccaacactgtaaccctgtcAGAGAacaccaccaaatttgtcaggcttgacttgcccttgctgaagccatgttgactgtcaccgatcacctccaaATTTTCCATGTgacttagcagagtttccaggaggatctgctccatgatcctgCTGGGCACAGATGTAAAACTGACCGGCCCGTAAATCCCCGcatcttccttgtttcttttttgaaagatggGTGTCATGGTACCCCTTTTCCAAACAGTGGGAActtcatccacagcctttccctcatccatccaCTCAGAGGGTCCCCTTGACAAAGAAGGAGATCAGagtggtcaggcaggacctgcccctcATAAATCCATGCCAACCTCTCATACGGTTTGTCTGCGTCTGCTGAATGCCTTGAAAAATGCCAATAAAACCAAGTCTTTGGCCTCTAAGACTGGCAATTAAAAGCTTCCACCAGGGGCCAACTGGACACGTCCTCAAGACGGGGCCATGAAAATGGAGaattagggaaaagaaaagacaccCCACCTCATGACTCACCAGGCTGTGGCATGCAAGAGTTGCTTGCTGAAAAAACACTCTcatgcgcaaagcctgtcccgctcccccacgaccagcataaaaggcggcccagcgcctctcttcctcacacacttctcctcacgccttatCCTCCACCAtcaacaaggtgagtctcaaccccatgaccctccCTCTTCTCaaccacctggcccctctcctccacca of the Larus michahellis chromosome 2, bLarMic1.1, whole genome shotgun sequence genome contains:
- the LOC141738472 gene encoding feather keratin-like, yielding MACNDLCSPCGPTPLANSCNEPCVRQCEASRVVIQPPTVVVTLPGPILSSFPQSTAVGSSASAAVGNELSAQGVPVSSGGFGYGYGFGLGGLGCYGGRRGCYPC